The DNA sequence AACGACGGCAGGGGCGACGATAGGCATGATCGGAGGAGGGTTGGTCATCTCAGGGCTTTCTCTGGGTGAGGGATTGCCACAGCAACTGCGGCTCAGAACGATCGCCGCAAAATCTCATGTTCTAAAATTTCTGTGGCGAATTAGAGTATGCCTCCCCCCACCGACTCCCGCCAACGTTCAGCCCACGCCTCCTCGTGTGGCGGCGGCTACCGCCACCTCCGGAGACCGGCCCGCAGGGGCGCCGCGTCTGGCCGGAGCTAAGCCCCGGATGGCCTCTTGTGCCGTTAGGGTGTGACCGTGAGTGACGAGCGGGCCGATCTGGCCCAGTTCCTCGGCGTGCTGAACACCGAGTACTTCGTGTTGCAGGGCGCATCGAACGCATCCATCAGCGAGTCCAGCAGCCGGTCTTCGCTGTACCTGGTGACGCTGTCGAGCGCCCTTGTCTCACTGGGCTTCGTCTCGGGGGCGTCGCCCGGCCTGTTCCTGCCGTTCGCGGCCGCGGCCCTGACGACCGTGTTCGTGCTTGGCTGGTTCACCATCGCCCGTCTCATCGACACGGCGATCGAGAACATCCGGGCTCTGCGCGGGATGGCGCGTATCCGGCGCTACTACGCTGGCGTGCACCCCGAGGCGCCCGCGTTCTTCGAGACGACCGGGGATGATGCCTCCGATGCGTACGCCATGCTGGGCATGCGGTCGTCGAGGCGATGGGTCGTGGGGACGATGGCCAGCATGGTCGGCGCGGTGAATGCGGTCGTCGGCGGCTCCGGCGTGGCGATCTTCATCGGGGCCATGGGCGCGGGGACGCCAGTCTCGATCGTCGTGGGTGTGATCGTCGGCGCCCTTCTGTTCGCCATGTCCGCCGCACTGCAGATCCAGAGGTTCAAGCGCGCGTTCCCGTGATGTCGGGGAATGGCAGGTTCGGCGCGGCGCGAGCTATGAATCCGGCGATGGCGTCGGTGAGCGCATGCGGCGCCTCCAAACGAGGCGCTGGTCGTAGACCGGTGATGCGGAACTCGCGCATGCCAAGCTCGCGGAGGTCACGCGCGCGTCGATCTCGGGTAAACGACGGTCGCTTCAGTGAGGCGCTACGCGGCTAAGACCGCTGCGCGTTTCCTGCACCGGCGCGGGCGGCGTTGATCGCTTTCGAGAGCGAGTCGATGTCGACAGGTCCTTCGTGGCGGAGCCCGTTGATGAAATAGGTGGGGGTGCCCGCCGCGCCGCTTTGATCCGCGGAGGCGATGTCCTTCAGCACGCGGTCGGCGTGAGCGTGCGAGAGGACGTCGTCCAGGAACTTCTCGGCGTCGATGCCGAGTTGCTGAGCGTAGCCCGCGAGGTCGCGGATGCCGAGGCGGTCCTGGTGCGCCAGCAGGAGGTCGTGCATCGGCCAGAACGCGCCCTGCGCAGCCGCCGCTTCCGCAGCTTCGGCGGCGCGGAGCGCATTCGGGTGGACGTCCGTCAGTGGGAGGTGGCGCCACGCGACCGCCACGTCGGGGTGGCGTTCCAGGAGTTCACGGACCGTCGGTTCGCCGCGGCGGCAGAACCCGCACTCGAAGTCGCCGTACTCGACGACGGTCACTTGCGGGTTCTCGGCACCGCGCACATGGTCCGCCTCAGGGTCGACGGGGCTCAACAGGTCGAGGGTGGGGTCGGGCCGTCCGTTCAGGGCGAGGCTCCGCCGGTTCGCCGGGATGAACCTCACGCACGCGAAGACCAGCCACGTGAGCGCGGCGGAGCCGATCACAGAGAAGAAGATGCCGATCTTCGCCTCGGCCAGCCCCTCCCCGGTCAGGACGATGCCGGCGATGAGGAGTGAGACGGTGAAGCCGACACCGGCAGCGGTGCCGCTGCCCACCACCGCGAGCCAGCCGACCTGTGGATGGATGCGCCCGCGGGAGAACCTGGTGAGCAGCCAGGAGCCGCCGGCGACCGAGACCGGCTTCCCGATCACATAGCCGACGACGATGCCGATCGTGATCGCACTGGTGGAGGCGCGCGCCAGCAGTTCGGGCGAGATGACCACGCCCGCGTTCGCAAGCGCGAAGATCGGCACGACGACATAGCTGGTCCACGGGCTGAGCCGGTAGAGGATCCGTTCGTTCTCGGACAACGAGTCCGCGAGCCCGGCCGCCGCCGACCGCGCCAGCTCGGCGTTGGGGCTCTCGCGATAGTCGCGAACCAGCCCGGTGGCTCGTTCCAGGTCGGCGCGAACCGGAATGTAGGCCGACGTCGCCAGGCCGATGGCGAGACCGGAGACCACCGGGTCGATACCGCTCAGCAGCAGGGCCAGCCACATCAGCACGCCGAGGACGATGGCCAGGCTGCGTCCGATCGTCCGGTCGAGCCTCCGCGCGACGATGATGCCCGCGAATGCCAGAACCGCGACGAGGAGGGGGAGCGGGGAGATCGGCCCGCTGTAGAGCACGGCGATGATGATCAGGGCGGCGACATCGTCGACGACGAACGCCGTGAGGAGAAAGGTGCGGGTGCGCTTCGGCGCTCGCCTGGCCAGCAGTGTCAAGATGCCGAGCGCGAGGGCCGTGTCCGTCGACATCGCCACGCCCCAGGCCCGAGCCGAGTCCAGTCCCTGGTTCACGAGCAGGTAGACGGCGACCGGGAGCGCCATGCCGACGAGGCCGACGGTGATCGGGAGGATCAGGCGGCTGCGCTCGCGAAGGTCGCCCAGATCCAGTTCCCGGCGCGCCTCCAGCCCCACCGCCAAGAAGAACAGCGTCATGAGTCCGCTGTTGACCCAGGTACGCAGGTCGAAGGAGAGTGCGAACCGACCGGCCGTGATTCCGACCG is a window from the Leifsonia sp. AG29 genome containing:
- a CDS encoding Na+/H+ antiporter NhaA, which encodes MSHVMPDPAATEERAPAGSDDRTVMVHPKRTFHGILRAGALASVLLVAAVVVALVWANIGGYEAFWTEPVGITAGRFALSFDLRTWVNSGLMTLFFLAVGLEARRELDLGDLRERSRLILPITVGLVGMALPVAVYLLVNQGLDSARAWGVAMSTDTALALGILTLLARRAPKRTRTFLLTAFVVDDVAALIIIAVLYSGPISPLPLLVAVLAFAGIIVARRLDRTIGRSLAIVLGVLMWLALLLSGIDPVVSGLAIGLATSAYIPVRADLERATGLVRDYRESPNAELARSAAAGLADSLSENERILYRLSPWTSYVVVPIFALANAGVVISPELLARASTSAITIGIVVGYVIGKPVSVAGGSWLLTRFSRGRIHPQVGWLAVVGSGTAAGVGFTVSLLIAGIVLTGEGLAEAKIGIFFSVIGSAALTWLVFACVRFIPANRRSLALNGRPDPTLDLLSPVDPEADHVRGAENPQVTVVEYGDFECGFCRRGEPTVRELLERHPDVAVAWRHLPLTDVHPNALRAAEAAEAAAAQGAFWPMHDLLLAHQDRLGIRDLAGYAQQLGIDAEKFLDDVLSHAHADRVLKDIASADQSGAAGTPTYFINGLRHEGPVDIDSLSKAINAARAGAGNAQRS